Genomic window (Catenulispora sp. MAP5-51):
TGGGCCCGGCTCCGGGGCGTGCGGCGTTCGACGCGTGGTCCGACGCCGCGATCCGGCTGATCACGACGGCGGAGCTGCGCTGACGGAGCTGCCGGGAGCGCTGACGGAAGCACTGACGGGGCGCTGCCGGGAGCGCTGACGGACCATCGCCGCCGACGTCGTCTGTCGCGTCGGCGGCGCATGCCGTCTCAGTCCACGATCTTGCCCATCAGGTCGCCGATCCGCTGCGCCGGCTCCGGCCCGACCTCGCGGTCCACCAGATGCACCAGCGCCTCGCCGGTGCGAAGCGCGCGCAGCGTGTTGGGATCCGTTATGGCCGCCGGAACGGTGTAGAGGACCATCGGGGCCAGGTGCAGCCGCTCGTACGTCCGCAGCCAGTCGACCACGCCGGACCGCCGCCGCTTGACCAGCGACATGTCCATGACGATCAGCTGCGGATGCTCGGCGACCATGGCCGCCATCGCGTCGTTCTCGCTCGGGGCCTGGATGACGCGCATCCCGTCGCGCTCCAGCGAGATCGCGAAGCTGGCCGCCAGATCCGGGTTCTCCTCGATCAGCAGCACCCGCGGGGCCGGCACCTGCTCCGGTGTCAGAGCCCTGAGCAGCGCGGACGGGTCCGCGCCGCGCCGCGCCGTCGCGGACATCGCCGCGGCCGGAACCGCGCCGAGCCCGGCGGTCACGAACAGCGGGATGCCGGAGTCGGCCGCCGCCGCGCGCAGCGTGTGCAGCGCGGCCCGCGTCACCGGGACCCCGACCGGGTCCGCCAGCAGGGCCACCGGCCGTGTCGTCCCGGTCTCGCTCAACTGCGCGGGCGCCTTCAGTGCGGTGGGCGCGTAGCCCTGGGAAGCCAGCACCTGCTCGGCTCCGGCCTCGGGCGTCGGCCAGACCAGGAGCGTCGGCGGGACCTCGCGGTCGGCACCCGGCGCCGGCCACGCGTCCACACCCGCCGGATCCGGCTCCTCCGGGTTCGGCCACGCCTGCGGCTCGCCCGCCGCCGGCTTCGGGGCGGCGAAGGGCGACGGCGCGAGCGCGCCGAACGGCGAGGCGTTGCCGGCGTCGGCCAGGAACGGCGCGGGCGCCTGGGATTGCGGCGGGGATGGCGGCTGGGCCTGCAACGGGGCCGGCAACGGGGCTGGCGGCTGCGGTGCGCCGGTTCCGAACGCCGAACCCTGCACCTCGCCGAACGGCGACGGGGCCGGTGCCTTGTCGCTCAGGAAGGGCGCGGAAGGCTGCAACGGCGCGGGCGGCTGCAAGGACGCGGATGCCTGCGCGGCGACCGGCGGGAACCCGACACCGGGGAAAACCTCGTCGTGGGCGTTGAGGTTTCCCCCGTCGGAGTGATGTCCGCGCCGTCCGCCGGCCGTGGCGGCGGACGCGGACGGGTCGCCGCCGGGGACCTCGTCGCGGAACAGCGGCTGCGCCGGGTCCGGACCGTACAGGCTCCCCGATCCGACCGCGCGCGGCCCGCCGAAGCGCGAGTCGCCGCCGTCGAGTTCGCGGAACATCGAGTCGCCGTAGAGCGAGGCAGCCTGCTGCGCCTCCGGGGTGAAGTTCCCCGACGTGGCCAGCGCCGCTTCGTCCTGGTACGAGCCGGACGTGCGCAGCATCGCGTCTGCCGCGGGCTCGACGTGCTGGATCAGGTAGTTGTCGGAGGTCTGATGCTGTGCGGCCCGCCGGCGTCCCCGGGGAGCCGCCGACTCGGTCGGCGCGGATCCGGCCGCCGCTCCCGGCCCCGGTGGCGCCAGCCCTCCCGAGCCGTTGGCCGCCGACGCCGCGCCGGTTCCGACCGGCGAGCCCGACGAGGCGGACGAGGCACCGGTCGGGACCGCGAGCGCCTGGCCGAAGCCGAGCTCCTCCATCGGCGCGATCTGCCGGGGGATGGTGGTCGTCGTGGCGGCCGCGGAGTCGATGCGCCGCCGGCTGCCGTGGTTGCCGGCTCCGCCGGGTCCGCCCTGCATGCCGGACGGGTCCGCGGGCTCGATCTCCCTGACGATCGGGATGATCCGCGTCTCCTCGACCAGGTTGCGCGAGGCGGCGGGGGCGCCGGAGGCCAGCTCGTTCTCGCCCTCGGGCCCGACCGGCAGCTCGATCACATAGGTGACGCCCTTGCCGTCCACGCGGTGCACGGTCAGCTGGCCGCCGTGCCGTTCCACGACGGTGCGCGCGAAGCTCAGGTGCTCGGGCACGCCGGCGACCTCCGCGCCGCGCACCTCGATGCGGGCGATGGGGCCGCGTCGGGCGGCGGCGACCACGACCGTGGAGCCCGGGGGAGAGGCCTGGACCGTGTCCACGAGCAGGTGGCGGACCGCCTGCGTCATGCGTTCGGCGTCGATCACGACCTCGGCCGGGCCGGTGTGCACGGCCAGGTCGATGCCCGCCGCGCCGGCCAGGTCGGTCGCGGCGTCGGTGGCCGCGTGCACTATCCGGCCGAGCTCGGCGGGGCGCTTGCGCAGGCCCGTGGGGCCGGCGGCGGCGTCGAGCAGTTCCTCGACCAGGCGCGCGGCCTCGGCGAGCTCGGCGGTGACGTGGGCCAGCTGGTGCCGGGCCGAGGGGGTCAGGGCGTCGCCGGAGTTGGCCAGGCGGGCCAGGCCGTTGCGGGCGGCGTCGAGCGGGCGTTGCAGGGCGCTGAGCGACTCGCCGCCCACGCCGGCACCGGAGCCGTTGGTCCCGTTCATCGCGCTGAAGGCGCCCGCGCCGTTGAAGGCCCCTGCTCCGCTGAACGCGCCGACGCCGGGGTGGCCGTTGTTCTGCTGGGGCGTCGGGATCGCGGGCAGCCGGAAGCGCGAGAGGTCGACGAAGGTGACGACCGCCCCGACCAGGGCGTCGTCCTCCATCACCGGCGCCGTCGAGAGCTCGACCGGCACCGCGCCGCCGCCCTTGGCGACCAGGTGCAGCCCGGCCTCGCTGCCGAGACGGTGCTTGCGCCCGGTCCGCAGGGTGTCGGCCACCGGCGACGGCTCGCCCGGGGCGGACCCGCCGATCAGCGCGTCGAACTCCAGCCCGCCGAGCTCGGAGGCCCGGTACTTCAGCACCCGCGCCGCGGCCGGGTTGACCAGCACCACGCGTCCGCCGGTGTCCACCCCGACGATGCCCTCGCTGGCGGCGCGCAGGATCAGCTCGGTCTGCCGCTGCTGGCGGCGCAGCTCGGCCTCGGCGTCGGCGGTCCCGGAGACGTCGCGGACCACCACGACCTCCAGGCCGCCGTGCCCGGCGGGCAGGAAGGAGCGCACGACCTCGGCCGGGAACCCCGACCCGTCGGCGAGCTTGGCGACCATCCGCGTGGGCACCCCGGCATCCCCGCCGGACACCGAACCCACCCCGGCCTCACCGGGATCAGTCCACACCCCGGCGGTCGGGTCGGGCGAGGCGACGCGCGCCAGAGCCGTCCCGAACCCGGACAGAAGATCAGTGACAGGCCGGCCGACCAACGGCGCACCCGGCGCCTCGAACCAGCCCACAGCCACGGCGTTCGCGTTGACCACACGACCGCCGCCGTCGACGAGCAGCAGCGCCTCGGGCAGCGAGTCGAGTATCGCCGCCAACCGGGCGACACCCCGCACCGGTGAACGGTCCATCCAGCCGTGGCCCTCCTCGTGGCGTGCGTCAGGCGCCACTACCCCGGCGAGCGACAGGTACTCGCCCCCGGGCCCACCATCCCGTCCCACGCCGCGACCAGAGGCGACGGCAGAGGAAGAAAAGGTGGCGATGGTCACCGATAGGCGACTATCCCACAAGCACCCCGAGCCCGTCTCCCCCGCCCGCGAGATCCCGGCGCGCCGCCCCGTGCGCCGGCGCGCCACGGGCCCCGTCGCCCGCCAGGTCGCCGAGCGTGCCCGGCACCAGGGCCGCGACCAGGTTCGGGAGCACGGAGCCAAAGGCTTTTGTCTACGGTGAGACGACCGGGTACGCTATCGGCGACCGTACAACCGCCGGTGATCCGGCGGGGGTGGGTTATTGGAGGCGTCGCCTAGTCCGGTCTATGGCGCCGCACTGCTAATGCGGTTTGGGGCTTAAACCCCATCGAGGGTTCAAATCCCTCCGCCTCCGCCCTTGGGGTCCTTCGCTGTCAGCGAGGGGCCTCTTTTGGTTGGTCTTTTTTCGGCGACCGAATCCCGCGCGAAGTCCACTCGGTCGTGTGACGCCGGTTCCGTCACCCCCTCGCGATACTCGAACACCCAGGAAAGGTTTCCGCCGCCCGCATCGGGAGATGACCGAGACGGCCGAACACTTCGCCTGGGAGGACGAGGGAACGCGCGATCATGCCGATCGAAGCTGAGCTGAAGGCCCGCGTCCGTGACGTGCCCGCGCTGCTGGCCGCGCTGGACAAGCGCGCCGAGCGCAAGTCGGCCGTGTATCACGACCGCTACTTCGACAGTCCTGATGGAACCTTCGCGTCGGCCGGGCATGAGCTTCGCATCCGGACCGTCGAGACCGATGCCGGTGTTCGGAATCTGCTGACGTTCAAGAAGCCCACGCTTGACGCTGCCAGCGGGTCCAAGCCCGAGTACGAGACCACCGTCGGTGATCCTGATGTCGCCGAGTCGATCGTGCTGGGGCTCGGGTACCGGCCGATGATCGCCTTGTCGAAGCAGTGCTCGAACTATCGGTGGCGCCAGGGTGGGCGCGATCTGTTGGCGACCGTCGTCACCGTGGCCGAGATCGAGGGGACGTTCGTCGAGTTGGAGACCGTCGCCGAGGCCGAGGCGGATCTGTCGGCGGCGCTGGATCTGGCTCGCGCCGCGCTGGTGGAGCTGGGCATCGCCGACCATGATCTGACGACTGAGCTCTACACCGACGCGGTCGCGGCGGCGACCAGGGCGCCTGCGGCATAGCCGCGATTCCGCTTCCATCTGCGTGGGCCGTGGCCGCCGGCGGTGTGCCGGCGGCCCCTTTTCACCGGATCGTCGCCGTTTCGACCGGTCGCAGAGCTTGTCAATACGCCCCGGATCGTTAAGTTACTGACGCGTAGCGCTGCCATCGGAACCGTCAGCAACGGAGGACTCCATGAGCGACCCATCCGCACGTCCGGAAAAGCCCGACTTCAGCCGCCGGGACCTGATCGCGGGATCCGCCGGTGCGCTCGGTGCGGCCGCGCTGGCCGGTGTCGGGGCG
Coding sequences:
- a CDS encoding PAS domain-containing protein encodes the protein MDRSPVRGVARLAAILDSLPEALLLVDGGGRVVNANAVAVGWFEAPGAPLVGRPVTDLLSGFGTALARVASPDPTAGVWTDPGEAGVGSVSGGDAGVPTRMVAKLADGSGFPAEVVRSFLPAGHGGLEVVVVRDVSGTADAEAELRRQQRQTELILRAASEGIVGVDTGGRVVLVNPAAARVLKYRASELGGLEFDALIGGSAPGEPSPVADTLRTGRKHRLGSEAGLHLVAKGGGAVPVELSTAPVMEDDALVGAVVTFVDLSRFRLPAIPTPQQNNGHPGVGAFSGAGAFNGAGAFSAMNGTNGSGAGVGGESLSALQRPLDAARNGLARLANSGDALTPSARHQLAHVTAELAEAARLVEELLDAAAGPTGLRKRPAELGRIVHAATDAATDLAGAAGIDLAVHTGPAEVVIDAERMTQAVRHLLVDTVQASPPGSTVVVAAARRGPIARIEVRGAEVAGVPEHLSFARTVVERHGGQLTVHRVDGKGVTYVIELPVGPEGENELASGAPAASRNLVEETRIIPIVREIEPADPSGMQGGPGGAGNHGSRRRIDSAAATTTTIPRQIAPMEELGFGQALAVPTGASSASSGSPVGTGAASAANGSGGLAPPGPGAAAGSAPTESAAPRGRRRAAQHQTSDNYLIQHVEPAADAMLRTSGSYQDEAALATSGNFTPEAQQAASLYGDSMFRELDGGDSRFGGPRAVGSGSLYGPDPAQPLFRDEVPGGDPSASAATAGGRRGHHSDGGNLNAHDEVFPGVGFPPVAAQASASLQPPAPLQPSAPFLSDKAPAPSPFGEVQGSAFGTGAPQPPAPLPAPLQAQPPSPPQSQAPAPFLADAGNASPFGALAPSPFAAPKPAAGEPQAWPNPEEPDPAGVDAWPAPGADREVPPTLLVWPTPEAGAEQVLASQGYAPTALKAPAQLSETGTTRPVALLADPVGVPVTRAALHTLRAAAADSGIPLFVTAGLGAVPAAAMSATARRGADPSALLRALTPEQVPAPRVLLIEENPDLAASFAISLERDGMRVIQAPSENDAMAAMVAEHPQLIVMDMSLVKRRRSGVVDWLRTYERLHLAPMVLYTVPAAITDPNTLRALRTGEALVHLVDREVGPEPAQRIGDLMGKIVD
- a CDS encoding class IV adenylate cyclase encodes the protein MPIEAELKARVRDVPALLAALDKRAERKSAVYHDRYFDSPDGTFASAGHELRIRTVETDAGVRNLLTFKKPTLDAASGSKPEYETTVGDPDVAESIVLGLGYRPMIALSKQCSNYRWRQGGRDLLATVVTVAEIEGTFVELETVAEAEADLSAALDLARAALVELGIADHDLTTELYTDAVAAATRAPAA